The nucleotide window cctggGAGAAAGGCAAAACAATTCAGAAGAGTTCGTCGCGTTGTAGTGCTAAAATTCGTACACCTGTGTTCACGTAAGTAAAATATACAGGTCGAGTTGATTATTTACCGACAATGTCAGTTCACTTTTTCCGCAGACTTGTCGCTTGTTTCAATGTTTGATCAAACGGCAGCAGACTCTTCTCCTGTCTTCATGACAAAGGATATTTGCTATCTTGTCACGATAAAGATCTACATTCATTATCAATCTCAACATGCGTGACtgattcaataaataacagaCACTTGAATTTATCATTTACTCGGAGGGACAACGAAGTGATCCTACAAGGGTTCCGTTTGTTCCTTCTGAGGTACGAAACCCTGAGGATCACAGATAGTTGAATTATTTACTCAGCTGAACTTTGGTTACGAAACCTTTCATGTTTACTCTCCACGATTTATCAAGCCACTTCGAATTATCTTTATTTCTAGtgacataatttttataaagtGAACCTTATAGATTTCAAGGACAAATCTGCCCTTCAGTCGGAAGTCGTCTCTGGAAATGGGACAACTATCGATTTTGCATTCCGAGCAATTTTTACCCGCAgttttcaggtgaaaattcGTTCGTTATTTCAATATATCGTTATTTGGGCTGTTTATttcaaagttgaaattaaatatcataGCTATTTAAGCGAGCGTTGAAATGATCTACGCGAAACAGCTTCAGAAAATCTGGTAATTCCGTTACAATTGTATGAAAATCGGTGCCTATTTTCAGTTGGTTATGATCACTACTTTCGATAAAGGACGCAGGGctattgaattttaatttaccAATTCGGAATGgcaattcaaaatttcgacattgtgataaaagtgaataaaaatcagaattttcatattttcggaGTTATTAATTCTGAATTTAGAAGGAAATCTGTGAAACTCGCCAGcgaagaaacaaaattgtGATTCATAACTTTGAAATTCGTTTGAATTGCACGGCAAATCGGCATTCACATATTTCTCATTAGCGCACGGAAGAGAATGAATGGAGATTTTACGTCTGTTCTGGTGAATATATAGACAGCACGTTTTGGAAGTCAAATCTACATCAATTGCGGTTGACCTATCTAAGCATATTGTTACTCTTACCACTGGTCTTGTGAATCTTATTATTGGATACGTGAATGTTGCCATAATTGCTGTAGATTTAACTCCAAAAACGTGCCGTCCATATATTCACCACAGAAGATATAaaatctacaatatttttgtttcggaTGCTGATCCCAGGATTATCGATTAAATTACAAAACCAACAACAAATCACGTAAATTTGCAACTGAAAATCGTATACATGTTCGTCTGGAGGTCAAAAAACTTGACCTTCGCGgatattcttttcaaaaacaGCATTATGTATATTTCAGAAGTGCGAAATGACTGAAAGGGCAAAAGGTCGTTATCACATTTGATGGTTGACATTGAATTTCGAATGTTGGAGTGGTGTAATTATTCACGAGAATTCTTCCAACCAGAAATAACGTTACGTGATTGTACGTTTATATCGAGCAGTATGTGGAGAAGACAAAAACTCGAAGGTCATTTGAGATCGCAGCAATGGAAATTTCCGATATTACGCGACTTAATAGTTGGAAGAATTTGGATGCTTCGAAAATGATTGGCACCGAAGCTGTTCAAATACTGTCGAAATATCGAGTTCGTCGGTCAACATTCAAAAAGAAATCATATTTGATCATGTCCTCCGCATTTCAAATTCGTACGGTTCCAAAATTGCCGTATGCACGTGTCGTTTTTGCACACGGCACATATTTTGGAGGTGTATAAAAGCCGTGGATCGCTAACCATGGGTATCAGTCTCGAATCAGACTCAGGAATCGAAAGATGGCGAAATTCATCGTGCTTCTCGCAGTTCTGGCCATTAGCTTCCAAGCTCTGGCAAAGCCGACGTTCAATACCGAAAATGACTCTAATTATATCAGTCAAAACAACGATGAGTAAGTTacattgaacaaaaatttactttattgATGTCAAACTTGTGATGTTTTCACTGTTATTAACTTATTTGCAAATCTGCTTTATACATGAACATTTAATATCCTTCGGGACAGCACGGATTCAGACAAGGGTGTTTCGCCTCacttaataaaatatttactacGCAATTCTTCAGTAGTATCTACCGATACTTTACACAACTTGTGATATTCCCAGATTTTCAATAaagattcagaatttttccaatttctagAAATAATGATTGTGCTGTTTCACGCATGAATTTGCTgctaaaaattatttgtttgaCTGTCGTAATAAGTGAGACTCGGATTCTCTTACTGACATTTGGATGTAAAATTAAAGTAGGGTTGTCAAGTATTATGAGAAAGTTGAAGGTTTTACGTTAATTGAGTTTATACCAAGATCCGTAtcatcagtttttttttcgacaaccTATTTTTACTCACGTGAAAAATATCTTCAGTAATTTAAGACCTGAGTTACATTATGAGCCTTGATTGAAGTTTCCAGCTTAATAGAGTTCTCAAATGCAGTCTGCCATATTATAAAGGcaaggaaaaaatttgttacttaaattttcgaattctttTTTGACACCTTCAGCTTCTGATAATCGTTCTAAGCAGATTTCTTTGATCGCCTCCAATACCCCAGCTGATGTTTACATGAAACCACATCTTTCGTACTATTtgtaatacaaaattgaatacatttttcgaaaaatttcaggtacCATGGTTCTCCGGCAACGGCCGATGACGATAAaactgttgttgttgtcacAGGTAAATCCAGAAATATTACGTCAACTActtaaaaaaatgaagtttttttcTACCACCAACGAGAGGCCAAATATATTTAGAGATTATtgaccgaaattttcaatctcacTTCAGAAAGTCCTTGCCAAGTAAGGCTTTGGTTTTATAAATTTCGGTTGAAATCTAAGAAATCCTCGTTTTCATGATCTTCTTCTGTTTCCAATTTGACCGTGGAATGCAACTAACTAGAATTCCAATAAGAGCTGGAACAATAATAGAATTGTCAAGGAACTTTTCCTATCGATATTTGATTTCCACAGGCACAGACAGTATTGCAAAGTTATGAATGACTGAAAAATGAAGTTTTGAGTCTTGAATATTCAGATAGGATACCAGTAGAATGATCTTTCCGAGAATAAACGAACAATTTACAGTAGTGGGTCAACCATAGACTTATAAGAATCAGATTGGGCGGTCTTACCGCCCGTTTAAGACCTGCTGTACCTGGACGTCGTTTGTACTCTTTCGCGAAGCGCAAGGTCTAAGGAAATaatgagggggggggggggggggggagggggcacCAAGTGACTATGAGGTAATACATCCAACCTCTCGCCCCAGCAATCTTGACCCTTGCGATTTACCTGTAGATACGGACAGAAAGACGTTACAAATACCAATACCAAAATCTagtcaaattttataactttGAGATGATTTAATAGGGGCATAAAATTTCTAAGCACTGAACACGAGATATTTTCTAGTCTTCTCAGTAAAATGGCAAGTGATGTATTTGGGCTTGTTGCCAGCCTGAAGttagccgaaattcagtattAAGTGACACATCAATCACTATTCTCAAACAGCTCACacaattgtaatttatgtTGAGACAGTGATAACTGCATCTGGTGAGGATAACAGACCTAAAAATCAAGATGGCATCGAAAGATCCTCCGAGCAAACAAATTCGGAATCGAGCTCTTCTTCTGACGCATCGGACAGCCAAACCGCCGAGCGATCAAATTCGGGATCGAGCTCTTCTGACGCATCGGACAGCCAAACCGCCCAGCAATCAAATTCGGAATCGAGCTCTTCTTCTGACGCATCGGACAGCCAAACCGCCGAGCAATCAAATTCGGAATCGAGCTCTTCTTCTGACGCATCGGACAGCCAAACCGCCGAGCAATCAAATTCGGGATCGAGCTCTTCTGACGCATCGGACAGCCAAACCGCCCAGCAATCAAATTCGGAATCGAGCTCTTCTTCTGACGCATCGGACAGCCAAACCGCCGAGCAATCAAATTCGGAATCGAGCTCTTCTTCTGACGCATCGGACAGCCAAACCGCCGAGCAATCAAATTCGGAATCGAGCTCTTCTTCTGACGCATCGGACAGCCAAACCGCCGAGCAATCAAATTCGGAATCGAGCTCTTCTTCTGACGCATCGGACAGCCAAACCGCCGAGCAATCAAATTCGGAATCGAGCTCTTCTTCTGACGCATCGGACAGCCAAACCGCCGAGCAATCAAATTCGGAATCGAGCTCTTCTTCTGACGCATCGGACAGCCAAACCGCCGAGCAATCAAATTCGGAATCGAGCTCTTCTTCTGACGCATCGGACAGCCAAACCGCCGAGCAATCAAATTCGGGATCGAGCTCTTCTGACGCATCGGACAGCCAAACCGCCGAGCAATCAAATTCGGAATCGAGCTCTTCTTCTGACGCATCGGACAGCCAAACCGCCGAGCAATCAAATTCGGAATCGAGCTCTTCTTCTGACGCATCGGACAGCCAAACCGCCGAGCAATCAAATTCGGGATCGAGCTCTTCTGACGCATCGGACAGCCAAACCGCCGAGCAATCAAATTCGGAATCGAGCTCTTCTTCTGACGCATCGGACAGCCAAACCGCCGAGCAATCAAATTCGGGATCGAGCTCTTCTGACGCATCGGACAGCCAAACCGCCGAGCAATCAAATTCGGGATCGAGCTCTTCTGACGCATCGGACAGCCAAACCGCCGAGCAATCAAATTCGGAATCGAGCTCTTCTTCTGACGCATCGGACAGCCAAACCGCCGAGCAATCAAATTCGGAATCGAGCTCTTCTTCTGACGCATCGGACACCCAAACCGCCGAGCAATCAAATTCGGGATCGAGCTCTTCTGACGCATCGGACAGCCAAACCGCCCAGCAATCAAATTCGGAATCGAGCTCTTCTTCTGACGCATCGGACAGCCAAACCGCCCAGCAATCAAATTCGGAATCGAGCTCTTCTTCTGACGCATCGGACAGCCAAACCGCCGAGCAATCAAATTCGGGATCGAGCTCTTCTGACGCATCGGACAGCCAAACCGCCCAGCAATCAAATTCGGAATCGAGCTCTTCTTCTGATGCATCGGACAGCCAAACCGCCGAGCAATCAAATTCGGAATCGAGCTCTTCTTCTGACGCATCGGACAGCCAAACCGCCGAGCAATCAAATTCGGGATCGAGCTCTTCTGACGCATCGGACAGCCAAACCGCCGAGCAATCAAATTCGGGATCGAGCTCTTCTGACGCATCGGACAGCCAAACCGCCCAGCAATCAAATTCGGAATCGAGCTCTTCTTCTGACGCATCGGACAGCCAAACCACCGAGCAATCAAATTCGGAATCGAGCTCTTCTTCTGACGCATCGGACAGCCAAACCGCCGAGCAATCAAATTCGGGATCGAGCTCTTCTGACGCATCGGACAGCCAAACCGCCCAGCAATCAAATTCGGAATCGAGCTCTTCTTCTGACGCATCGGACAGCCAAACCGCCGAGCAATCAAATTCGGAATCGAGCTCTACTTCTGACGCATCGGACAGCCAAACCGCCGAGCAATCAAATTCGGAATCGAGCTCTTCTTCTGACGCATCGGACAGCCAAACCGCCGAGCAATCAAATTCGGGATCGAGCTCTTCTGACGCATCGGACAGCCAAACCGCCCAGCAATCAAATTCGGAATCGAGCTCTTCTTCTGACGCATCGGACAGCCAAACCGCCGAGCAATCAAATTCGGAATCGAGCTCTACTTCTGACGCATCGGACAGCCAAACCGCCGAGCAATCAAATTCGGGATTAGATAGCACTTCTTCACTTGATAAGGACCAGAGTACGGTAAATTCCAATGGTATCACTCGTCAGTGTACATGCTATTAGATACCGTTTCAAAAATCCTACCCTCATAATTCAAGAAGATTCTTTTGGTAACTCAACTCCCGTCAAAGCTAGTATTGTTTTGAACGGCATCTCTTATTCTGATGAAAGCAACAGTTCAGAAAACAACGATCTCTTGGAAGTTTTTTCATTATGTTCATCTGTAATGCCAGTATATACTGTACATAAGGACACTAGCAATGTGGGAACCAGAGAAACCAAAACAGCAGCCGTATTGGATGTTTAAACTGTTGATATATCACCCTGGACGGATTAATTTTGAGCATAATCCACTTTCTATGTATAACCACATTCATTGTACGTATCGGTTATTattcgtaaataaatatttactatTTGGGTTTGCAAAAATACCTGCCCAGTATTCTCAAACATGCACCACACAATACGAATACCTACCtgtaattgtaaaaatgattgttCACTTAATTATTCCCGTAGCGAGGTGAAATATTCTCCGACGGTTGAGGAGGGCGTTTCCTATTTTCGCTAAAACGAGTTTTTTATGTGATTCTATAAAAGTAAAAccgtgatgaaaaatattttctatctttcatgaaaaatttcgcctACTGGCCCTCCTTATCCGTGACCCCGCGAAAAGTTTGCGGCCGCTGGTATGCAAGATTTCTTCTCTTCTGGTAgtccgcaaaaaaaaaacaaaaggcaTTTTACTTCGTAAACACATAGCTTACGTTTCATGAAtcagaaaaggaagaaaatattttacgaaatGGTCACTTGTCAGACGCAAATGATcgtttttgggcgaaaaaattgatcgaattTTTAAGTTTTTATTCTCGTATCCGAAAAATGTACGACGTATCACATTTTCCGTGCATCGAATAACAATATGGATGTATACTCTGCGTGCTGTTGAAATTCGAAGTGGATCGGTTCTTcggtttttcaaatattgcgcACACCAACTGCAATGAAGCTGTATCGAGAAAAATGCGTTCAAACTTCCGAGTGGAGCTTACATGGATATCGAGTACTTACAGTGTTTATCTGTTAATATAATGGTAAGTCAACTTCACGAATTTTGGTTTGAAATTTGGCAGACATATTGACACctcaaaaaatgaaagacgaagaaaaaacagattgatttttctgaaaataaacgGGGACGCACCCTTCAACCAATCAACTCAAAGCTCGCATGCCGTGCGTAATCCGAAATAGAAATATCCAGCAGCAAGTAACTGTTAGCAAAATTGCAGCAATAAGTTGTAGTAGTCGGTGAGATTATTGAAAGTGTTATTCGCTTTTTACCAACTTACCGTGTACAGCTTTCCCAATCGTTCATATGACTATCGAGTAATACAACGTTCGTCGGTCACCGTTCGCACAGTCACCTACcgcatattttatacacgaaaCAGATATTTATTGTAATCATTATCGACTACTTGTTCATACATGTATTACGTGAAGTGCACGTTACCTTTCGACATGGTACTACCATTTCAATATGGCCCAGACTAACCAAAAAAACCATGCAACGATGTATGTCACAATTGAGAGGAAATTACAATTCATCCCACCGTCCAAATCTGTAAACTGATCTAACCATCAGTGTCTGATTTATGTAAGTCACCCATAAATCAAGCGTTCTAATATTTGATGTAATAAGTATTGAGTAAATATCTAATACCTATATTGTATTCAACGTctatatgaataaatacagTGGACGCTAGATATATGGCCCTGCCGCGGGGCTCGAAGAGAGGAAAATTCTCCGAAATGGCTAGTTGCTAAACGCTCCCACTGCTGGCGTCCAAAGCGTGAGCGTGagcggagggggggggggggggggatgacAGTGCAACGCAGTGAGAGATGGGCGCGCTGAGGTGGGGGATGCCGCATTTATGTGTCTGACCGTGCGAGTGGGTGTGAGCACTCGCTCGCATACTGAACGGTCATTTACGTGGCGCCTACTGTACCCGAAAGCTATCCCGAATCGAAATATAGCGTCTGCTTGAAGCCTTACGTAGGAACTGCTACGTAGGGTTTAAATATAGTAAAGTAGATTCTGTTTCAATGCAATATCAGACGCTACTTTGACGCTGAAAATTTAGGAAATTTACCGATTTACGAACCTTAGACTCAAACTTGGGCAGGTTCAGAATCTCCTTCAACCCTCCAGAGGTAGGATTAAACTTGCTTGTTTGAAACCCTCCTTTAACGCTCAAAACCCGTTGATAAAGGTCCTTCGATTCTGATTGGTTATGttagaaatacaaaaaatacgaCTAGGACGAatgaaatcaaattaaaatcacAAGAAATTGGAATTGGTTTACACATACGTTTAATCGTATTTTCCGTATATGATTCAATTACTTGAAAGGGTATTCGTAAGAACGTGGAATGAATACAGTTAAAgtgtaatatttaattttcaaatgttattGAAACTTACCAAAATTACGTGGAAACAGCCcttgaattattcattgtgAACAGTTGAATGTCGCTGCTTGGTGACTGAAGGTCGTTGGATATCGCGCCATCGTAGTTTCTCGAGGTCGCCGCGCTCTATCGACTCCGTGACAGCACTGGTGTCTGATTTTCGCAGATAAGTGAGCAGACGCGCGCGCGAATTTGTAGCAGTTGTCAGAACGATTCGCTTCGGAAAACACGTTCACGATAAGGCCTAAGGCCGATACACATCCAACCTAACGAGGTTGACGAAAACAGTTCCTGTCATAGAGATCCAGAGAACGGCAACGGCTCGAGATTCTCCGATCCTTTGACAATGAACTTCTGACCGAGGGGACGGCAACGGCTTAATTAGGCCGTCTTGATATCATGTAATAATAGGATGTACACGTAACGataatacatgtaaaataatatcGTTATAACGTCATGGGTTTTTATGCTTCAGGCTTTGCCCATATGAGCTAATAAATGATATTATGATTCCACGGCTCAATCATTGTGAGTTATCATTCAAATTCATAATAGACCTAGAACTCCCATCCTAGATCATTGAAACTAATACGAAAATCCGTAGTAACTTCGAATTGAAAAAGCTTCAACCATCCAGTAGCTgtaattatatacctatagaGGAGCTGTAGATTGAATAGCGTCGAACTACGGTTTAGTACATTAATTTTGAGGAGTTGGAGGTTCGATGTAGGGTttgttcttgaattttttggaGTTCCGAGAGTCAATGTAAGATTTCAAGGTTCAGTTTCCTTCAATGTAGGTTTATATGAACCTTGGTAGAGTCAAATGTAGGCGCTAACTTTCGACTCAGGATGTCATGGTCACTGAAGAACTGCTGAATTAGTACTCATATTGTGCAAAATGATGTAAAGGCGTTACTTTGAACTTGATACGTTTCACTCAGTTAGACGGTTATATCATGCCGTTTCGAGGAAGGTTCAagacaatttttcaacttcttgTTTCTCCGTTTGCAGGGGTAAAAAGGTAGTTATTACGATTTTtctgagaatgaaaaattgcatGTTCACTTCGTCATTTCGAGATCTAGAGAATCGCCTCCGACCATTTTGACATGGACATCTGTGTGTTTGTATTTTGATGTGGCATTTCTAATGCACGTTACATTTGGCTCTCCGAACCGTAAGTGGAACCAGAGTTGGAGAAATCACGACATGAACTATCGATGTAGTAGAACCAGAGTACCAGGACGAGGCCCACTCCTCACTTTTGAAACTCCGAGAAAGGACACTTTACAGGTTAGCGAATAAGATATCTCAGGATTCTGATTGCTGTTTGTTTTCGAGTACAAACTTGCAACATTAAGTGGGGGATCGAAGGTGATCGCTATAGAATGATCGACGAATCCATATAAAGTGTgccatatatatttattcgatTAATTGAATCTGGGTAAACTTAGaacaatattccaatttttgcAGATGccaaaataatgataatgacgCCTACGAATATGATGGCTATGACAACAAGGAGCTGCAAGCATTTTATGATTGCAATGACGCCATTTGACGCCAATGAcgtgaaaattgatataaaatcaattattttccttGTTATGCTTTATTACTTATACATAAATCAAATCATTATGATATTCGTAACTAATATAAATTCTTACCTTCACACATGACAACCTTCTTTTGATAACAAAATATTGATTACTAAAATAAATCATAGCTATAGCACCCGGTATCTGTCATGATCTAAGTAAATTATCCGCTCTTCGACGTCGTCTAGTAGACAGTTTCCACCGAGATTCCCGTCTGTCAAACGATACATCGATTACTGAGGGTCCAATCTAAATACAGTACTATCTTACTACAAGAGTCCccattataagaaaaattccCCGTTGTTCCACTCAAGCGAGTTTTATAGCTTCCCTCAGTTTGACTGTGTACCTGAAGATTCCCAAGTCTGGTGCGGTTTCCTCGTTATAAGCGAACAAGTGATTGCGCTGAATCATACGTGTTTAGGCAACGAATTCGTCTACATAACTGTGATTCTCTCACAGCGAGGAGTGGTGATGATCATTGACATATTCGCACACGTTCGATCCCCGAGCTCTCCAGAGAGTAGTGGGGGAACGCTCCAGCCATAAGTTTCTTGGAACCCTATTCCCCTAACCGCCTTAACACTCTCTTATAACGAGGTAATACTGTAATCAATCTTATCCGAATCTATAGCAAATGACGTAAGTAGGGTCTGGCACTACCTTTTCATAGAACAAAACGTTTAGGATTTTTATCAACGAGTACGAGACCACGTTTACTACCGCATCATAGATACTCCTCAGATATGAAATtccgttttcaaatttgtttttttacctATTTATCGGGTCTGTGGCAGCTGCAATGACCGCTGAACGCTAGTTAGACTACCAGATCATTTATCGTAAGTACCTATTAGGTGAGAAGAATAAAGGTAACTATTGTcgataattatgaaattaaaagaaatgaCGTAACTACATATTTTTGTCACTGGCTCTCCATCTAGTATAACAGTTGAAGCATCGTATTGAACGAAATTATCAATGTAAACCAATTCACGGAGTGAAAAATTCGAACCgttaaaaacgaaatttttcatcgaaaaatcaaaacgcCGTGGcagatgatttttttacatgcAAATGAAGcctcctaaaaaaaaaaattacaaaacctATAGGACCGGTATTTTCCACAGCTAGAATATGCACCTGACTTTCCCGTGAGCAAAGATCGATACTAAAAACGGTTgaatttcgttttgttttatttcatggttttaacaaagaaaataaaaatcgcagtaaaaatttcataagaaTTTCGGACCTCAACGTGTTGAAAAAGTTCGTCAGTTGGAAGTTAATacttttttcctaattttattacgagagGGTCAAACATTGAGTATTTATCGAACTTATGAATTCTTAAGCtaccgcaatttttttcaaaatgtgacACGACAAACCCCGAATTGTGAATAAGATTtcaaataatgattttttacctGAAATCGTTTCTGAAGATTGAAAAACCTGGTATAACCAGTCGCTTTCACTTTGCGACAAGCCATATTATTCGCAAGACAATTCTATACATTCTTAttacgataatttatttttcttgcatTTTTAGGAGATACTTACCATATAACTtgtgaatgtaaaaattttgtagaatCTCTACGTGTGATCATATTGTAATACAGCTAATAAAagagaattgatttttaactGTACAACCTCTTTCAAACTTGTCCCATGCTTACTGTGCCTTGGATACGGCACTGGTGGCGATACACGTCTTCTTTGACGTTACATCGATCGTTCTCCGAGTATTGAAACGTTGGGTTTTCACTCTTTCGGTCCAGAACCGAAtcaaaactgaagaaatatgTTCGAGCTAATGTCCCAGTAGCTAAATTCTGATGGTAGATGGGCCCAGTTGTCATGGTcgattgggaaaaaaaaaaattataataatatctcCTATGGTTCTATAGTTACCATTTCAGTAATGCAGCtatgattattattcacaTGGGCTTTTACTGTTATCCTATCTGATTTTAAACCCAGATCTTAGacagatatttcaattctgAAATATCCGAGTCTGCTGAGGCTCGAATTTGTTGTATCTTGATATATAATCACGAATGGAATTATTTTCCCATTTAGCATAACcagatttatatatatgtatatctcgAGTAAAATGACTGTCATGAGACGAGAAATTAACTATGTGAAAGCTAattaaatacaatatttgttatGACATTGATTGTTCCAAAAATATAACGGCCTTGGGTGATGCCTCACGGGAAAAAACCaacttgggtgtaaattcCCATAAAAACTAAGTTGAGGGTGCAAATTTACAACCAAGTTGAGGGATTTTTTTCGTGAGCAatcaatttgaattgaaaatacagATACAATATGGTGGAATGCCACGTGTCTTCAACATTTCAGGATATCAGTTGTCAGCCTTTATCTAAATAAAAGATCCAGAAGGTTCATTCCAATTCGATATTCGCACTATATTTTGATGTAATCAATTTGCACTCGGTAAGCATCGATTTacttatcattttatttctgtaatttgTAGTTAATCAATTTAACCTGAGAGAATTTGAACGTTAGCTATgtggaaattgaatttgacgaagtgaaattttcccaacatttttcattttttattttctcacgtTAAAGTATTATACCCGccgaaattatttcaatatctTGACTGACCATGCGGTAAATAATTTTGAGATGTGTTCTTAATTTAGAAATACCAAAATCTCTTGAGCCGAACATTTTTGTTGCTTCTAACTTCGTGTAATCTacgcaacaaaaaaataaaattacataggaatggtttttttttcaatagtgCAACTGAGTAAGTAAAGTATATTCAGGTATCTGATATTTGTCGACAATGTGAATTTACATTTTCCAGCATATCTGTCACTTGTTTCAATGTTTGCTAGAAGTCTGCGAAAGTCATTTTTTGACAGCCTGACAAGTGATATTCGGTACCATGCCATGATAAAGATTTACATTGATCGTTATTTCTACACGAATGATTGACCTCATCGAAAATGTAAGACGTACGATTTATTTCTTCGGGTAGCTAAAAGAAAACTTTATTCGTACCACAAGAATAAGTTATTGTTGAATATGTGTTCAACTgctatttttttgtacatctATCACACGTTTAGTTACATTTGACATCCATacattgtaaaataaatataagtcAGTTATATTTATCACTGTTATATTTACTTGGATTATGTTTGTACCCAATACGTGCATTCCACAAGCATATTTTTCTCACGAGTATCTGAATCCATGCAACGTGTAAATTgtcaaaataacgaaaaaaatttgacccTAACAGAAAATAAGTATCTGTGTACcatttattacaaaatt belongs to Neodiprion lecontei isolate iyNeoLeco1 chromosome 5, iyNeoLeco1.1, whole genome shotgun sequence and includes:
- the LOC124294813 gene encoding dentin sialophosphoprotein-like isoform X7, yielding MAKFIVLLAVLAISFQALAKPTFNTENDSNYISQNNDEYHGSPATADDDKTVVVVTVITASGEDNRPKNQDGIERSSEQTNSESSSSSDASDSQTAERSNSGSSSSDASDSQTAQQSNSESSSSSDASDSQTAEQSNSESSSSSDASDSQTAEQSNSGSSSSDASDSQTAQQSNSESSSSSDASDSQTAEQSNSESSSSSDASDSQTAEQSNSESSSSSDASDSQTAEQSNSESSSSSDASDSQTAEQSNSESSSSSDASDSQTAEQSNSESSSSSDASDSQTAEQSNSESSSSSDASDSQTAEQSNSGSSSSDASDSQTAEQSNSESSSSSDASDSQTAEQSNSESSSSSDASDSQTAEQSNSGSSSSDASDSQTAEQSNSESSSSSDASDSQTAEQSNSGSSSSDASDSQTAEQSNSGSSSSDASDSQTAEQSNSESSSSSDASDSQTAEQSNSESSSSSDASDTQTAEQSNSGSSSSDASDSQTAQQSNSESSSSSDASDSQTAQQSNSESSSSSDASDSQTAEQSNSGSSSSDASDSQTAQQSNSESSSSSDASDSQTAEQSNSGSSSSDASDSQTAEQSNSGSSSSDASDSQTAQQSNSESSSSSDASDSQTAEQSNSGSSSSDASDSQTAQQSNSESSSSSDASDSQTAEQSNSESSSTSDASDSQTAEQSNSESSSSSDASDSQTAEQSNSGSSSSDASDSQTAQQSNSESSSSSDASDSQTAEQSNSESSSTSDASDSQTAEQSNSGLDSTSSLDKDQSTVNSNGITRQCTCY
- the LOC124294813 gene encoding dentin sialophosphoprotein-like isoform X4 codes for the protein MAKFIVLLAVLAISFQALAKPTFNTENDSNYISQNNDEYHGSPATADDDKTVVVVTVITASGEDNRPKNQDGIERSSEQTNSESSSSSDASDSQTAERSNSGSSSSDASDSQTAQQSNSESSSSSDASDSQTAEQSNSESSSSSDASDSQTAEQSNSGSSSSDASDSQTAQQSNSESSSSSDASDSQTAEQSNSESSSSSDASDSQTAEQSNSESSSSSDASDSQTAEQSNSESSSSSDASDSQTAEQSNSESSSSSDASDSQTAEQSNSESSSSSDASDSQTAEQSNSESSSSSDASDSQTAEQSNSGSSSSDASDSQTAEQSNSESSSSSDASDSQTAEQSNSESSSSSDASDSQTAEQSNSGSSSSDASDSQTAEQSNSESSSSSDASDSQTAEQSNSGSSSSDASDSQTAEQSNSGSSSSDASDSQTAEQSNSESSSSSDASDSQTAEQSNSESSSSSDASDTQTAEQSNSGSSSSDASDSQTAQQSNSESSSSSDASDSQTAQQSNSESSSSSDASDSQTAEQSNSGSSSSDASDSQTAQQSNSESSSSSDASDSQTAEQSNSESSSSSDASDSQTAEQSNSGSSSSDASDSQTAEQSNSGSSSSDASDSQTAQQSNSESSSSSDASDSQTAEQSNSESSSSSDASDSQTAEQSNSESSSTSDASDSQTAEQSNSESSSSSDASDSQTAEQSNSGSSSSDASDSQTAQQSNSESSSSSDASDSQTAEQSNSESSSTSDASDSQTAEQSNSGLDSTSSLDKDQSTVNSNGITRQCTCY
- the LOC124294813 gene encoding dentin sialophosphoprotein-like isoform X8, translating into MAKFIVLLAVLAISFQALAKPTFNTENDSNYISQNNDEYHGSPATADDDKTVVVVTVITASGEDNRPKNQDGIERSSEQTNSESSSSSDASDSQTAERSNSGSSSSDASDSQTAQQSNSESSSSSDASDSQTAEQSNSESSSSSDASDSQTAEQSNSGSSSSDASDSQTAQQSNSESSSSSDASDSQTAEQSNSESSSSSDASDSQTAEQSNSESSSSSDASDSQTAEQSNSESSSSSDASDSQTAEQSNSESSSSSDASDSQTAEQSNSESSSSSDASDSQTAEQSNSESSSSSDASDSQTAEQSNSGSSSSDASDSQTAEQSNSESSSSSDASDSQTAEQSNSESSSSSDASDSQTAEQSNSGSSSSDASDSQTAEQSNSESSSSSDASDSQTAEQSNSGSSSSDASDSQTAEQSNSGSSSSDASDSQTAEQSNSESSSSSDASDSQTAEQSNSGSSSSDASDSQTAQQSNSESSSSSDASDSQTAEQSNSGSSSSDASDSQTAQQSNSESSSSSDASDSQTAEQSNSESSSTSDASDSQTAEQSNSESSSSSDASDSQTAEQSNSGSSSSDASDSQTAQQSNSESSSSSDASDSQTAEQSNSESSSTSDASDSQTAEQSNSGLDSTSSLDKDQSTVNSNGITRQCTCY